A genomic region of Actinomycetes bacterium contains the following coding sequences:
- the rpsO gene encoding 30S ribosomal protein S15, whose product MTNRKATNLADKQSTISKYGKSDADTGSTEVQIALLTDRIEHLTEHLKAHKKDHHSRRGLLMLVGKRRRFLDYLRDNDVERYRELIAELGLRR is encoded by the coding sequence ATGACCAACCGCAAGGCCACAAACCTGGCCGACAAGCAGTCGACGATCTCGAAGTACGGCAAGAGCGACGCCGACACGGGATCCACCGAGGTCCAGATCGCACTGCTCACCGATCGCATCGAGCACCTCACCGAGCACCTCAAGGCCCACAAGAAGGACCATCACAGCCGCCGCGGTCTGCTGATGCTCGTGGGCAAGCGCCGCCGTTTCCTCGACTATCTGCGCGACAACGACGTGGAGCGCTACCGCGAACTCATCGCCGAGCTCGGCCTGCGCCGCTGA
- a CDS encoding insulinase family protein, whose amino-acid sequence MSAPTDRVRRTLLDNGLRVVTDEQPDRAMLSVAAWVSVGSRDESEQLSGASHFLEHLLFKGTADRDARSIAVAIDAIGAEMNAFTASEHTAFYTNVPVHDAHVAVDLLLDVLDKPLLASREVDAERHVILDELAAAQQDPDDLASVTLFESLFPGHPLGRETLGTGESIRGISSDDIRGFFESWYLPANLVIAAAGPIDHDLLVEEVASRFSAKKAGTRPERQAPECEVVSRAFHERPTELAHLGIGWRAPSVQSDDRYALSLLNHVFGGGPSSLLFQEARESRGLTYSIGSEVAQHVDAGALTVHCATLAEQAPRLLEVIEGITTDLAEHGIDREALARAKGAMRGSMLMGLESPVARMTRLGVGEVMRGEVLPVQEHLERIEAVTVDDVRRVSADVFGGPSARSLVGPVDIPA is encoded by the coding sequence ATGAGCGCACCGACCGACCGCGTCCGACGCACGTTGCTCGACAACGGGCTGCGCGTGGTGACCGACGAACAGCCCGACAGGGCGATGTTGTCGGTCGCCGCGTGGGTGTCTGTCGGCTCGCGTGACGAATCCGAGCAGCTGTCCGGAGCGTCGCACTTCCTCGAACACCTGCTGTTCAAGGGCACGGCGGATCGTGACGCCCGCTCGATAGCTGTGGCGATCGACGCGATCGGCGCTGAGATGAATGCCTTCACCGCGAGCGAGCACACGGCGTTCTACACCAATGTGCCGGTGCACGACGCGCACGTAGCGGTGGATCTCCTCCTCGATGTGCTTGACAAACCGCTGCTCGCCAGCCGCGAAGTCGATGCAGAGCGCCACGTGATCCTCGACGAGCTGGCAGCGGCCCAGCAAGACCCTGACGACCTCGCATCGGTGACCCTGTTCGAGTCGCTGTTCCCCGGCCACCCCCTCGGACGGGAGACCCTGGGAACCGGCGAGTCGATCAGGGGCATCTCGAGTGACGACATCAGGGGCTTCTTCGAGTCGTGGTACTTGCCGGCCAACCTGGTCATTGCGGCCGCCGGCCCGATCGACCACGACCTGCTGGTCGAGGAGGTTGCGTCGCGGTTCTCTGCCAAGAAGGCGGGCACCAGGCCCGAGCGACAGGCTCCCGAGTGTGAAGTGGTCAGCCGGGCATTCCACGAGCGGCCGACCGAACTGGCACACCTTGGCATCGGCTGGCGCGCTCCTTCGGTGCAAAGTGACGACCGCTACGCGCTTTCCCTGCTCAACCACGTGTTCGGTGGTGGCCCTTCCAGCCTGCTGTTCCAGGAAGCGCGCGAGAGTCGCGGGCTCACGTACTCGATCGGCTCCGAAGTCGCCCAGCATGTCGACGCCGGGGCGCTCACCGTGCACTGCGCCACGTTGGCCGAACAGGCTCCGAGGCTGCTCGAGGTGATCGAGGGCATCACCACCGACCTGGCGGAGCATGGCATCGACAGGGAAGCCCTGGCGCGCGCCAAGGGTGCCATGCGCGGTTCGATGCTGATGGGCCTCGAGAGCCCTGTGGCGCGCATGACGCGCCTCGGCGTGGGTGAGGTGATGCGTGGCGAGGTCCTGCCCGTGCAAGAGCACCTCGAACGCATCGAAGCGGTGACCGTCGATGATGTCCGCCGGGTGTCAGCCGACGTATTCGGCGGCCCGTCGGCGCGCTCGCTCGTCGGGCCGGTCGACATCCCGGCCTGA
- the rbfA gene encoding 30S ribosome-binding factor RbfA, giving the protein MARRGNPRPYQRTDRIGELVREIVASELERIGDERLELVTVTAVKVDGSLDTAEVFYSAMAAEEDDRLDEVVEALDEVRWPIQQVVNRQVRARRTPQIRFSPDEVLSEAMRIEGILNDIAAQAPASDETDSPEPGGGAE; this is encoded by the coding sequence ATGGCACGCCGAGGTAACCCCAGGCCCTACCAGCGCACCGACCGCATCGGTGAGCTGGTGCGCGAGATCGTTGCCTCCGAACTCGAGCGCATCGGCGACGAGCGACTCGAGCTGGTCACGGTCACCGCGGTGAAGGTCGATGGTTCCCTCGACACCGCCGAGGTCTTCTACTCGGCCATGGCGGCTGAGGAGGACGACCGCCTCGACGAGGTGGTCGAGGCACTCGACGAGGTGCGCTGGCCGATCCAACAGGTCGTCAACCGCCAGGTTCGGGCGCGGCGCACACCGCAGATCCGCTTCAGTCCCGACGAAGTGCTCAGTGAGGCGATGCGGATCGAGGGAATCCTCAACGACATCGCGGCGCAGGCTCCCGCTTCAGACGAGACCGACTCGCCCGAGCCGGGGGGCGGCGCGGAGTGA
- the truB gene encoding tRNA pseudouridine(55) synthase TruB, translating to MTAGAGPSGLAVIDKPAGWTSHDVVAKCRGIFGTRKVGHSGTLDPSATGVLVLGVGRGTKLLRFLSGLPKTYEARITLGVETDSLDADGEVTVAHDMAAPTVDAVATAAGELTGDILQVPPMVSAIKVGGKRLHQLAREGKEVEREPRPVTVARFDVRSTGDPMVWDASVDCSSGTYVRVLAADLGHLLGGGAHLSGLRRTAVGPWGIDEAAPMESAPLAPTSQVSRVMESVEVDEATAALVRNGRVLARVDLGLRGSGGGPWAVSTADGELLAVYESHRGDTAKPAVVLAT from the coding sequence GTGACCGCCGGCGCGGGGCCGTCGGGCCTCGCAGTCATCGACAAGCCGGCGGGCTGGACCAGCCACGATGTGGTCGCCAAGTGCCGGGGCATCTTCGGCACCCGGAAGGTCGGCCACTCGGGCACCCTCGACCCGTCGGCCACTGGCGTGCTCGTGTTGGGAGTCGGCCGGGGCACCAAGCTCTTGCGGTTCCTGAGTGGCCTGCCCAAGACCTATGAGGCGCGGATCACCCTCGGCGTCGAGACCGACTCGCTCGATGCAGACGGCGAGGTGACCGTCGCGCACGACATGGCTGCGCCGACCGTGGACGCCGTGGCCACGGCTGCTGGCGAGCTGACCGGCGACATCCTGCAGGTGCCGCCGATGGTCTCTGCGATCAAGGTCGGTGGAAAGCGCCTCCACCAGCTCGCGCGCGAGGGCAAGGAGGTCGAGCGGGAGCCCCGGCCCGTGACGGTGGCCCGATTCGATGTGCGCTCGACCGGCGACCCGATGGTTTGGGATGCGAGCGTGGATTGTTCCTCGGGCACCTATGTGCGGGTGCTCGCCGCAGACCTGGGGCACCTGCTCGGCGGAGGTGCTCACCTGTCGGGGCTGCGCCGCACGGCTGTGGGCCCGTGGGGGATCGACGAGGCCGCCCCGATGGAGTCCGCACCGCTGGCGCCGACCTCCCAGGTGTCCAGGGTCATGGAGTCCGTCGAGGTGGACGAAGCCACTGCAGCGCTGGTGCGCAACGGCCGGGTCCTTGCCCGCGTGGACCTTGGTTTGCGCGGGTCGGGCGGCGGCCCCTGGGCCGTCAGTACCGCGGACGGTGAGCTGTTGGCCGTGTACGAGTCGCACCGCGGCGACACGGCGAAGCCCGCCGTAGTGCTGGCTACCTGA
- a CDS encoding alpha/beta hydrolase, which produces MSQVLEPIEGPVLDQPLAEGAVEVPHLARHEILLSDGHTVGVTVAGEGVPLVVVHGFSAEGFLYAQSLSRLVAMGFRVVAIDTAGHGATQGLPLSGHNINDYAELLGRAIDELGIERFVLAGHSMGGQLVARLGARWPDRTLGVIFIDAIVGDTWDRMVYLFRVNPPLLAAIGLVLLADSVTIAPTFSNPGQAVKLMRLVAPTLVGHATRPWRLLGPIRSILRTRSSRYALDELARHGVPVVAIHGSMDLAVPHRTARDTVERTDGTLVTVNRGGHSWLLRDPESLPAIMAELLAGPLGDGIRKGLRAAGLRKRKPDLADVEKVCYASDARVFDLVAEDPTRKVVGRHRKPRYSWTFEQPGDS; this is translated from the coding sequence ATGTCTCAGGTACTTGAGCCGATCGAGGGACCAGTCCTCGACCAGCCGCTTGCCGAAGGTGCCGTCGAGGTGCCCCATCTCGCACGCCACGAGATCCTGCTGTCCGACGGCCACACCGTGGGGGTCACCGTTGCCGGCGAGGGCGTGCCACTGGTGGTGGTGCACGGGTTCTCAGCCGAGGGCTTCCTCTACGCCCAGTCGCTCTCGCGCCTGGTGGCGATGGGCTTCCGGGTGGTGGCGATCGACACAGCCGGCCATGGCGCCACACAGGGCCTTCCGTTGTCTGGTCACAACATCAACGACTATGCCGAGCTGCTGGGCCGTGCCATCGACGAGCTCGGCATCGAGCGCTTCGTGCTGGCGGGACACTCCATGGGCGGCCAGCTCGTTGCCCGGCTGGGTGCGCGATGGCCCGACCGCACCCTGGGCGTGATCTTCATCGATGCAATCGTGGGCGACACCTGGGACCGCATGGTCTATCTGTTCCGTGTCAACCCACCGTTGCTGGCCGCGATCGGCCTTGTCCTGCTGGCCGACTCGGTGACCATCGCTCCCACCTTCTCGAATCCCGGTCAGGCGGTGAAGCTGATGCGCCTGGTCGCGCCGACGCTGGTCGGTCACGCGACGCGCCCGTGGCGCCTGCTCGGGCCGATCCGCTCGATCCTGCGCACCCGTTCCAGCCGCTACGCCCTCGACGAACTGGCCCGCCACGGCGTTCCGGTCGTGGCGATCCATGGCTCCATGGATCTGGCCGTGCCGCACCGCACCGCTCGCGACACCGTCGAGCGCACCGACGGCACACTGGTCACGGTCAACCGCGGCGGCCATTCGTGGCTGCTGCGTGATCCGGAGTCATTGCCGGCGATCATGGCGGAACTGCTGGCTGGCCCGCTCGGCGACGGCATTCGCAAGGGGCTACGCGCGGCCGGGCTCCGCAAGCGCAAGCCCGACCTCGCGGACGTGGAGAAGGTCTGCTACGCGAGCGACGCGAGGGTTTTCGACCTCGTGGCGGAGGATCCGACCCGCAAGGTCGTGGGTCGGCACCGCAAGCCACGGTATTCGTGGACCTTCGAACAACCGGGTGATTCCTGA
- a CDS encoding polyribonucleotide nucleotidyltransferase, translating into MAEPIRVEADIAGDEFKKLTLEAGKYAGLADGSVMVGLGETRVLVTATAARAPRPGADFFPLTVDIEERMYAAGKIPGSFFRREARAGEAAILTCRLIDRPLRPSFPEGFRNEVHVVGTVMGADQENPYDVASINGASAALMLSGIAFDGPIGAVRLAYTTDGEWLAHPTYQESEAATFEIVVAGRELDNGDVAVMMVEAGGTEKSWSYFEEGAPKVDEEALATSLEESKQYIKAAIALQKDLVSAYEAEYGQIEAIPYSVSTDYDDDVFAAVESAAGSKMVDVQSIADKAERSEAEDTLKAEVVDSVVSGLVTDERDEEATTKQVKAAVRSLTKATVRSRIVNDGVRIDGRGPADIRALSAEVGVIPTAHGTGLFQRGETQVLNFCTLGMQKMDQMVDGIDPQTKKRYLHHYNFPPFSTGEPGFMRGPKRREIGHGALAERAVFPVVPSLEEFPYTVRLVSEVLSSNGSTSMASVCSSSLSLMDAGVPIKAPVAGIAMGLVYADGKYTTLTDILGAEDAFGDMDFKVAGTRDFVTALQLDTKIDGIPADVLAAALNQAKDARLQILDVMAGALEGPREELAETAPKIISFEIPADKIGEVIGPKGKVINSIQGETGADISVDDDGLVGVVAIAAVDMGAVNEAERQIKLILDPPTADVGETYAGRVVNITKFGAFVNILPGRDGLVHISKLGGGKRINKVEDVLALGDEIEVKVDDIDPNGKISLTPTSDADPKATEGGAAAQSDGDAEGSDSSNDDSGRGSSSQGANGGGNGSGGRRREASFSSNYDETLAEKHGDLGPSSARSGGRGGGRGGRGRGRR; encoded by the coding sequence ATGGCCGAACCCATCCGCGTCGAGGCTGACATAGCCGGCGACGAATTCAAGAAGCTAACCCTCGAGGCGGGCAAGTACGCCGGTCTCGCCGACGGATCCGTGATGGTCGGGCTCGGCGAGACCCGGGTGCTCGTGACCGCGACAGCGGCGCGTGCCCCTCGTCCGGGTGCCGACTTCTTCCCGCTCACCGTCGACATCGAGGAGCGCATGTACGCCGCGGGCAAGATCCCCGGCTCGTTCTTCCGACGTGAGGCTCGCGCCGGTGAGGCAGCGATCCTCACCTGCCGCCTCATCGACCGTCCGCTTCGCCCCTCGTTCCCCGAGGGCTTCCGCAACGAGGTCCACGTGGTGGGCACCGTCATGGGCGCCGACCAGGAGAACCCCTACGACGTCGCCTCGATCAACGGTGCATCTGCAGCGCTCATGCTCTCGGGCATTGCGTTCGACGGGCCGATCGGTGCCGTTCGCCTCGCGTACACAACCGATGGTGAGTGGCTGGCACACCCGACCTACCAGGAGAGCGAGGCTGCGACCTTCGAGATCGTCGTCGCAGGTCGCGAGCTCGACAACGGCGATGTCGCCGTGATGATGGTCGAAGCCGGTGGCACCGAGAAGTCTTGGAGCTACTTCGAAGAGGGCGCTCCCAAGGTCGACGAAGAGGCCCTGGCCACGTCGCTCGAGGAGAGCAAGCAGTACATCAAGGCTGCGATCGCCCTCCAGAAGGACCTCGTGTCCGCCTATGAGGCCGAGTACGGCCAGATCGAGGCCATTCCCTACAGCGTTTCGACCGACTACGACGACGATGTGTTCGCCGCGGTCGAGTCGGCAGCGGGCTCGAAGATGGTCGACGTGCAGTCGATCGCCGACAAGGCGGAGCGCTCCGAGGCCGAGGACACACTCAAGGCCGAAGTCGTCGATTCGGTGGTGAGCGGCCTGGTCACCGACGAGCGTGACGAGGAGGCCACGACCAAGCAGGTCAAGGCAGCTGTTCGGTCCCTCACGAAGGCGACTGTGCGCAGCCGCATCGTCAACGATGGCGTGCGCATCGATGGCCGTGGCCCGGCCGACATCAGGGCCCTGTCCGCCGAGGTCGGCGTCATCCCCACCGCACACGGCACCGGCCTGTTCCAGCGTGGTGAGACCCAGGTGCTCAACTTCTGCACGCTCGGCATGCAGAAGATGGACCAGATGGTCGACGGCATCGATCCGCAGACCAAGAAGCGTTACCTGCATCACTACAACTTCCCGCCCTTCTCCACCGGCGAGCCGGGCTTCATGCGCGGCCCCAAGCGCCGCGAGATCGGCCACGGTGCGCTCGCCGAGCGTGCGGTGTTCCCCGTGGTTCCCTCCCTCGAGGAGTTCCCCTACACGGTCCGCCTCGTCTCCGAGGTATTGAGCTCCAACGGCTCCACCTCGATGGCGTCGGTCTGCTCCTCCAGCCTCTCGCTGATGGACGCCGGTGTGCCGATCAAGGCTCCGGTGGCAGGCATCGCGATGGGCCTCGTCTACGCCGATGGCAAGTACACGACGCTCACCGACATCCTCGGCGCCGAGGATGCCTTCGGCGACATGGACTTCAAGGTCGCCGGCACGCGTGACTTCGTCACGGCACTGCAGCTCGACACCAAGATCGACGGCATCCCCGCCGATGTTCTCGCAGCGGCGCTCAACCAGGCCAAGGACGCACGCCTGCAGATCCTGGACGTGATGGCCGGTGCGCTCGAGGGTCCCCGTGAGGAACTCGCCGAGACCGCCCCGAAGATCATCAGCTTCGAGATCCCCGCCGACAAGATCGGTGAGGTCATCGGCCCGAAGGGCAAGGTCATCAACTCGATCCAGGGCGAAACCGGCGCCGACATCAGCGTCGACGACGATGGTCTGGTCGGCGTCGTGGCCATCGCTGCGGTCGACATGGGTGCGGTCAACGAGGCCGAGCGCCAGATCAAGCTGATCCTCGATCCGCCGACGGCCGACGTGGGCGAGACCTATGCCGGACGGGTGGTCAACATCACCAAGTTCGGTGCCTTCGTCAACATCCTCCCGGGCCGTGACGGCCTGGTGCACATCTCCAAGCTCGGAGGCGGCAAGCGGATCAACAAGGTCGAGGATGTGCTCGCTCTCGGCGATGAGATCGAGGTGAAGGTCGACGACATCGACCCCAACGGCAAGATCTCGCTGACCCCCACATCGGACGCAGACCCAAAAGCGACTGAGGGCGGCGCCGCCGCCCAGTCCGACGGTGACGCCGAGGGCTCTGATTCCAGCAACGACGACTCCGGCCGTGGCAGCTCCTCACAGGGCGCCAACGGTGGCGGCAACGGCTCCGGTGGTCGCCGCCGCGAGGCAAGCTTCTCGTCCAACTACGACGAGACGCTCGCCGAGAAGCACGGTGACCTCGGTCCGTCATCCGCCCGCTCCGGCGGGCGCGGTGGTGGCCGTGGTGGCAGGGGTCGCGGACGACGATGA
- a CDS encoding bifunctional riboflavin kinase/FAD synthetase: MEIVRDSSQCPRPEQGSVVTIGAYDGVHLGHRAVISDVCRRAAEAGRRSALVTFDRHPAQVIRPDSAPRLLTDLDQRLELLEQTGLDIVVVLTFDEERAKETAEEFVNEVLVGCLNAAEVVVGEDFHFGHRRGGNVALLTEMGADLGFEVSGMHLVGPDGEAARDDAQVSSTAIRRALHDGRLDDAERMLGRPHEMRGPVVQGDKRGRTIGFPTANVAIGEEMLMPADGIYAGHLVLEDGGEVLPSAIYLGHRPTFYDESAATLLEVHVLGFEGDLYGERVAVRFSNRIRSDEKFDSVDALAAQLERDCREAERLLG; the protein is encoded by the coding sequence GTGGAGATCGTCAGGGACTCGTCTCAGTGCCCACGCCCCGAGCAGGGTTCGGTGGTGACCATCGGCGCGTACGACGGCGTGCACCTGGGCCACCGTGCGGTGATCTCCGATGTCTGCCGCCGCGCGGCCGAGGCGGGTCGCCGTAGTGCCTTGGTCACCTTTGACCGCCACCCGGCCCAGGTCATCCGCCCGGATTCGGCTCCGCGGCTGCTGACGGACCTTGATCAGCGCCTCGAGCTGCTCGAGCAGACCGGACTCGACATCGTCGTCGTGTTGACCTTCGATGAGGAGCGGGCGAAGGAAACGGCCGAGGAGTTCGTCAACGAGGTGCTCGTGGGGTGTCTCAACGCTGCAGAAGTGGTGGTGGGGGAGGACTTCCACTTCGGACACCGCCGCGGCGGCAACGTGGCACTTCTCACCGAGATGGGCGCCGATCTGGGCTTCGAGGTTTCCGGCATGCACCTGGTGGGACCTGACGGCGAGGCAGCCCGCGACGATGCACAGGTGAGCTCCACCGCGATCCGCCGGGCGCTGCATGACGGCCGCCTGGACGACGCAGAGCGCATGCTGGGCCGGCCACACGAGATGCGCGGCCCGGTGGTGCAGGGCGACAAGCGCGGCCGCACAATCGGCTTTCCGACCGCCAACGTGGCGATCGGCGAGGAAATGCTCATGCCCGCGGATGGCATATATGCGGGCCACCTGGTGCTCGAGGACGGCGGCGAGGTGCTTCCGTCGGCGATCTACCTGGGCCATCGCCCCACGTTCTACGACGAATCTGCCGCAACGCTGCTCGAGGTGCACGTACTCGGCTTCGAGGGCGACCTCTACGGTGAGCGGGTCGCAGTGCGGTTCAGCAACCGGATCCGCTCCGATGAGAAGTTCGACTCGGTCGACGCGCTGGCCGCGCAACTGGAGCGGGACTGCCGAGAAGCGGAGCGCCTGTTGGGCTGA
- the infB gene encoding translation initiation factor IF-2: MRVYELAKELGMTNKECLDLCLEMGYAVKSHSSSLDEAYADQVRRKAIREGRTRDEQPEEPKKKAPAKKKAAAKKKAPAKKKAPAKKKAAAKKPAPDEPAEDAGDATEAPVEPDPAPEAPVEQAPAPEPPAPAAAPGPDVVEPVAADEPPAEVAPASHKVVSSKPATGKPRPPIEPPVAAAPAPAAAPVPKPAAKPAEAPAAPAAKVDPVEPAAEPSATTADPAAKQAPDEAAPPPTSDSGKPIPPPPSPPRSASGKPIPPPPGLGGRKAAPPRTGGRPGGGGPPGRGPAGGPGGGPGAGPGGPPGGRPGGFPPGRGRPGGGPRPPRRKGRRRRNREELQPMDVPTYTPAEAPVPEGTTVVERASSPQDLGPKLNRTAADVVRFLMQQGEMVTATQSLTDDMIELFAADVGAEISLVDPGEEQEVELRKVLEVPDEESDDDSDLPDRPPVITVMGHVDHGKTKLLDYIRDANVVAGEAGGITQHIGAYQVEKNGKRLTFIDTPGHAAFTAMRARGADATDIVILVVAADDGVMPQTEEAIAHAKAAEVPIVVAINKIDREGADPNRVMQQLSEKDLVPEAWGGETIMVEVSALEGLGVDDLLDNLLLVAEVEDLRATPEGRASGVVLEAHLDVGRGPVATVLVQRGTLNVGDPMVAGPAWGRIRALVDDHGKQVKSVGPATPVEVLGLSDVAEAGDAFVVAPDERKARSVAETRDRWKREAGRARDASVMSSGAKLEDIFAQIQAGEQAMLNLVVKADAQGSLEALTESLRKLERPEVKVGFVLRGVGGITESDIQLAATSSATVLGFNVRPSRQARELADLEDVEIRTYEIIYKLLEDIESAMLGMLEPEFKEQVTGEAEVREIFRVPKIGAVAGCMVTNGQITRGSKVRFLREGTIIWKGEISSLRRFKDDVREVAAGFECGIGLSDFQDLKQGDIIETYDLEEIPRD; the protein is encoded by the coding sequence ATGCGCGTGTACGAGCTCGCCAAAGAGCTCGGCATGACCAACAAGGAGTGCCTCGACCTCTGCCTCGAGATGGGGTATGCGGTCAAGAGCCACTCCTCCTCGCTCGACGAGGCCTATGCCGACCAGGTGCGCCGCAAGGCCATCCGGGAGGGCCGCACGCGCGATGAGCAGCCCGAGGAGCCCAAGAAGAAGGCTCCCGCAAAGAAGAAGGCAGCGGCGAAGAAGAAGGCACCCGCCAAGAAGAAGGCGCCTGCCAAGAAGAAGGCGGCGGCAAAGAAGCCCGCGCCGGACGAGCCCGCCGAGGATGCCGGCGATGCAACCGAGGCTCCGGTCGAGCCCGATCCTGCTCCTGAGGCACCGGTTGAGCAGGCCCCGGCCCCCGAACCCCCGGCCCCGGCTGCGGCGCCAGGGCCCGATGTCGTGGAGCCCGTTGCGGCGGACGAGCCGCCAGCAGAGGTTGCCCCGGCTTCACACAAGGTCGTTTCCTCCAAGCCCGCCACGGGCAAGCCACGGCCCCCGATCGAGCCCCCGGTGGCTGCAGCCCCCGCTCCGGCCGCGGCACCCGTGCCCAAGCCGGCCGCGAAACCAGCGGAAGCGCCCGCTGCGCCGGCGGCAAAGGTCGACCCTGTGGAGCCAGCTGCCGAGCCTTCCGCCACCACGGCGGACCCGGCTGCCAAGCAGGCGCCCGACGAGGCCGCGCCGCCACCCACCTCTGATTCCGGCAAACCGATCCCGCCGCCGCCCAGCCCTCCGCGCTCCGCGTCCGGCAAGCCGATCCCGCCTCCGCCCGGTCTGGGTGGTCGCAAGGCAGCACCGCCCCGCACTGGTGGCCGACCCGGCGGTGGTGGGCCGCCCGGGCGTGGTCCCGCTGGTGGTCCCGGCGGAGGTCCCGGTGCTGGCCCAGGTGGTCCTCCCGGCGGCCGTCCGGGTGGGTTCCCCCCTGGCCGTGGTCGCCCCGGTGGCGGCCCACGCCCGCCGCGGCGCAAAGGCAGGCGACGTCGCAACCGCGAAGAGCTCCAGCCGATGGACGTGCCCACGTACACGCCCGCAGAGGCGCCGGTGCCCGAGGGCACCACGGTGGTCGAGCGTGCCTCCTCGCCCCAGGATCTCGGACCCAAGCTGAATCGCACCGCGGCCGATGTCGTGCGGTTCCTCATGCAGCAGGGTGAGATGGTCACCGCGACCCAGTCGCTCACCGACGACATGATCGAGCTGTTCGCCGCAGATGTGGGCGCCGAGATCTCCCTCGTGGACCCCGGTGAGGAACAGGAAGTCGAGCTCCGCAAGGTTCTCGAGGTGCCGGACGAGGAGTCCGACGATGACTCCGATCTTCCCGACCGCCCGCCTGTGATCACGGTCATGGGCCACGTCGACCACGGCAAGACCAAGCTTCTCGACTACATCCGAGACGCCAACGTCGTGGCCGGTGAGGCCGGTGGCATCACCCAGCACATCGGCGCCTACCAGGTGGAGAAGAACGGCAAGAGGCTGACCTTCATCGATACCCCGGGCCACGCTGCCTTCACGGCCATGCGCGCCCGCGGCGCAGACGCGACCGACATCGTGATCCTCGTGGTGGCGGCCGACGACGGTGTGATGCCCCAGACCGAGGAGGCCATCGCCCACGCGAAGGCTGCCGAGGTGCCGATCGTGGTGGCGATCAACAAGATCGACCGCGAAGGCGCTGACCCGAACCGCGTGATGCAGCAGCTCTCCGAGAAGGACCTCGTGCCCGAGGCCTGGGGTGGCGAGACGATCATGGTCGAGGTGTCCGCCCTGGAGGGCCTCGGGGTCGACGACCTGCTCGACAACCTCCTTCTCGTTGCCGAGGTCGAAGACCTCCGTGCCACGCCGGAAGGCCGGGCATCGGGCGTGGTGCTCGAGGCGCACCTCGACGTCGGCCGCGGCCCGGTTGCCACGGTGCTGGTGCAACGCGGCACCCTCAACGTGGGCGATCCGATGGTGGCCGGCCCGGCGTGGGGTCGCATCAGGGCCCTGGTGGACGACCATGGCAAACAGGTGAAGTCCGTGGGCCCCGCAACTCCTGTCGAGGTCCTCGGTCTGTCCGACGTCGCCGAGGCCGGCGATGCCTTCGTGGTGGCCCCCGATGAGCGCAAGGCCCGTTCGGTGGCCGAGACCCGCGATCGCTGGAAGCGTGAGGCGGGTCGTGCCCGCGACGCGTCGGTGATGAGCTCCGGCGCCAAGCTCGAGGACATCTTCGCCCAGATCCAGGCCGGGGAGCAGGCGATGCTCAACCTGGTGGTCAAGGCTGATGCACAGGGTTCCCTCGAGGCGCTGACGGAGTCGCTCCGCAAGCTCGAGCGGCCAGAGGTGAAGGTCGGCTTCGTGCTCCGCGGTGTCGGTGGCATCACCGAGTCCGACATCCAGCTGGCCGCCACGTCCAGCGCCACGGTGCTCGGCTTCAACGTGCGCCCGAGCCGCCAGGCCCGTGAGCTGGCTGACCTCGAAGACGTTGAGATCCGCACCTACGAGATCATCTACAAGCTGCTCGAGGACATCGAGTCGGCGATGCTCGGCATGCTCGAGCCCGAATTCAAAGAGCAGGTCACCGGCGAGGCCGAGGTGCGCGAGATCTTCCGTGTGCCCAAGATCGGTGCCGTTGCCGGCTGCATGGTCACCAACGGCCAGATCACACGCGGTTCCAAGGTGCGGTTCCTGCGCGAGGGCACGATCATCTGGAAGGGCGAGATCTCCTCGCTTCGCAGGTTCAAGGACGACGTTCGAGAGGTGGCCGCAGGATTCGAATGCGGCATCGGCCTTTCGGACTTCCAGGATCTCAAACAGGGCGACATCATCGAGACCTACGACCTCGAAGAAATCCCCCGCGACTGA